tatatatgtgtgtgtgtgtgtgtgtgtgtgtgtgtgtgtgtgtgtgtgtgtgtgtgtatgtgtgtgtgtgtgtgtgtgtgtgtgtgtgtgtgtgtgtgtgtgtgtctatatatgtatatatacatatatatatatataaatatatatatatatatatatatatatatatatatatatatatacatatatagagtttatgtatatatatatatgtatatatatatatatatatatatatatatatatatatatatatatatatatatatatatatatatatatatatatatatatatacatatagacacacacacacacagacacacatacacacacgaacacacacacacacacatatatatgtacatacacacacacacacacacacatacacatacacacacacatatatatatatatatatatatatatatatatatatatatatatatatatatatatatatacatatatacatatatatatatatatatatatatatatatatatatatatatatatatatatatacatacatacatatatatatatatatatatatatatatatatatatatatatatatatatatatatatatatatatatatatatatttatatatttatttttattcatatttttacacacacacaccttttctcCTCGCTGTGGGTGGATCGCGTCCACCCACAGACCTTACGCATATAGAGTACAAGCCCAAGGCCAGCAGTTCCCCCGCCAGGGAACCAAAGGAGAACCGCAATCCTAAACGAGAGATTACCAGTTCACTTGGGATCCCCTATAATGTGCGGGGCCTCGTCTAAGGGAAGGGCCGTCACAGGATGAGAGGCCTTCTGCAGGAGCAGGCCACCCGCGAGCGGAAAGAGGCTATCGACAACACCCGCCCTGTGCTGAACCTGCTTAAGCCTTTCTTACTTCCCCTGGTAAAGCTGCTCGGAAGACACGAACACGATCGATGGGTCGAGTGTCCAAATGCTTTTGTGGTGAAGCAGAAGTGCGCTGTCCAGAATTTCTGTGACCTTGTAGGCTCAATGACACAGGTGTGTGTCGCTGCCTTTGTCGTGCTTTCCATGTTGGAGAAAGGCTTACAGGAAGATCTAATCACTAACGAGCAGGTTGAATCCGAGGTCATGCGCGCCTGGACTATCGCGAAAGAAGCAAGTCAGGAGCAGGAGAACTCCCCAGACTAACGCGTcctcctccatcgaggctgagggggaggtcgctgaacccattgcaggagcgccatcctccatcgaggctgaggaggaggtcgctgaacccattgcaggagcgccatcctccatcgaggctgaggagcaggtcgctgaacccattgcaggagcgccatcctccatcgaggctgaggaggaggtcgctgaacccctttctgaggcgccaTCCTTCATCGAGGCTGagtaggaggtcgctgaaccccttgcgggagcgccatcctccatcgaggctgaggaggaggtagctgaacccctttctgaggcgccatcctccatcgaggctgaggaggaggtcgctgaaccacattctgaggcgccatcctccatcaacgctgaggaggaggtcgctgaacccattgcaggagcgccatcctccaacgaggctgaggaggaggtcactGAAATCATTGCAGGAGctccatcctccatcgaggctgaggacgaggtcgctgaacccattgcaggagcgccatcctccatcgaggctgaggaggaggtcgctgaacccctttctgaggcgtcatcctccatcgaggctgaggaggaggtcgctgaaccccttgaaGGAGCGTCaacctccatcgaggctgaggaggaggtcgctgaacccattgcaggagcaccatcctccatcgaggctgaggacgaggttgctgaacccctttctgaggcgccatcttccatcgaggctgaggaggaggtcgctgaacccctttctgaggcgtcatcctccatcgaggttgaggaggaggtcgctgaacccctttctgaggcgtcatcctccatcaaggctgaggaggaggtcgctgaaccccttgcaggagcgtcatcctccatcgaggctgaggaggaagtCACTGagccccttgcaggagcgccatcctccatcaaggctgaggaggaggtcgctgaaccccttgcaggagcgccatcctccattgaggctgaggaggaggtcgctgaaccccttgcaggagcgccatcctccatcgaggctgaggaggaggtcgctgaaccccttggaggagcgccatcctccatcgaggctgaggaagaggtcgctgaacccctttctgaggcgtcatccttcatcgaggctgaggaggaggtcgctgaacccctttctgaggcgccatcctccatcgaggctgaggaggaggtagctgaacccctttctgaggcgccatcctccatcgaggctgaggaggaggtcgctgaaccacattctgaggcgccatcctccatcaaggctgaggaggaggtcgctgaacccattgcaggagcgccatcctccatcgaggctgaggaggaggtcgctgaacccattgcaggagcgccatcctccatcgaggctgaggaggaggtcgctgaaccccgtgcaggagcgccatcctccatcgaggctgaggaggatgtcgctgaaccccttgcaggagcgacATCCTACattgaggctgaggaggaggtcgctgaacccctttctgaggcgtcatcctccatcgaggctgaggaggaggtcgctgaacccattgcaggagcgccatcctccatcgaggctgaggaggaggtcgctgaacccattgcaggagcgccatcctccatcgaggctgaggaggaggtcgctgaacccctttctgaggcgtcatccttCATCGAGGCTGagtaggaggtcgctgaaccccttgcgggagcgccatcctccatcgaggctgaggaggaggtcactgaacccctttctgaggcgccatcctccatcgaggctgaggaggaggtcgctgaacccctttctgaggcgccatcctccatcaaggctgaggaggaggtcgctgaacccattgcaggagcgccatcctccatcgaggctgaggaggaggtcactGAAatcattgcaggagcgccatcctccatcgaggctgaggacgaggtcgcagaacccattgcaggagcgccatcctccatcgaggctgaggaggatgtcgctgaacccctttctgaggcgtcatccttCATCGAGGCTGagtaggaggtcgctgaacccctttctgaggcgccatcctccatcgaggctgaggaggaggtagctgaacccctttctgaggcaccatcctccatcgaggctgaggaggaggtcgctgaaccacattctgaggcgccatcctccatcaaggctgaggaggaggtcgctgaacccattgcaggagcgccatcctccatcgaggctgaggaggaggtcactGAAatcattgcaggagcgccatcctccatcgaggctgaggacgaggtcgcagaacccattgcaggagcgccatcctccatcgaggctgaggaggatgtcgctgaacccctttctgaggcgtcatccttCATCGAGGCTGagtaggaggtcgctgaacccctttctgaggcgccatcctccatcgaggctgaggaggaggtagctgaacccctttctgaggcaccatcctccatcgaggctgaggaggaggtcgctgaaccacattctgaggcgccatcctccatcaaggctgaggaggaggtcgctgaacccattgcaggagcgccatcctccatcgaggctgaggaggaggtcgctgaacccattgcaggagcgccatcctccatcgaggctgaggacgaggtcgctgaaccccttgcaggagcgccatcctccatcgaggctgaggaggatgtCGCTGAACCCGTTGCAGGAGCGACATCCTACattgaggctgaggaggaggtcgctgaacccctttctgaggcgtcatcctccatcgaggctgaggaggaggtcgctgaacccattgcaggagcgccatcctccaacgaggctgaggaggaggtcactGAAATCATTGCAGGAGctccatcctccatcgaggctgaggacgaggtcgctgaacccattgcaggagcgccatcctcaatcgaggctgaggaggaggtcgctgaacccctttcttaggcgtcatcctccatcgaggctgtggaggaggtcgctgaaccccttgcaggagcgtcaacctccatcgaggctgaggaggaggtcgctgaacccattgcaggagcaccatcctccatcgaggctgaggacgaggttgctgaacccctttctgaggcgccatcttccatcgaggctgaggaggaggtcgctgaacccctttctgaggcgtcatcctccatcgaggaatgaggaggaggtcgctgaacgcct
This portion of the Penaeus vannamei isolate JL-2024 chromosome 11, ASM4276789v1, whole genome shotgun sequence genome encodes:
- the LOC138863274 gene encoding fibrous sheath CABYR-binding protein-like, whose amino-acid sequence is MRGLLQEQATRERKEAIDNTRPVLNLLKPFLLPLVKLLGRHEHDRWVECPNAFVVKQKCAVQNFCDLVGSMTQVCVAAFVVLSMLEKGLQEDLITNEQVESEVMRAWTIAKEARAPSSNEAEEEVTEIIAGAPSSIEAEDEVAEPIAGAPSSIEAEEEVAEPLSEASSSIEAEEEVAEPLEGASTSIEAEEEVAEPIAGAPSSIEAEEEVAEPLAGASSSIEAEEEVTEPLAGAPSSIKAEEEAEEEVAEPIAGAPSSIEAEEEVTEIIAGAPSSIEAEDEVAEPIAGAPSSIEAEEDVAEPLSEASSFIEAELRRRSLNPLQERHPPSRLRRRSLKSLQERHPPSRLRTRSQNPLQERHPPSRLRRMSLNPFLRRHPSSRLRAPSSIEAEEDVAEPVAGATSYIEAEEEVAEPLSEASSSIEAEEEVAEPIAGAPSSNEAEEEVTEIIAGAPSSIEAEDEAEEEVAEPIAGASSSIETEEEVAESLVGAPSSIEAEEEVAEPLSEAPSSIEAE